A portion of the Cryptomeria japonica chromosome 5, Sugi_1.0, whole genome shotgun sequence genome contains these proteins:
- the LOC131070641 gene encoding putative xyloglucan endotransglucosylase/hydrolase protein 13 — MQKEPEFHSGGEPRDEIDMEFLGNTSGQPHLLHTNIFSQGKGHREQQFFLWIMVGGVPIRVFRNHEREGIPYLNEKPMRMFSSLWNGEDWATQGGRVKVD, encoded by the exons ATGCAGAAGGAGCCTGAG TTTCATTCTGGTGGAGAGCCCCGCGATGAGATAGACATGGAATTCCTGGGAAACACTTCAGGGCAGCCGCATCTATTGCACACCAACATCTTCTCTCAAGGCAAAGGACATCGGGAACAACAATTTTTCTTATG GATAATGGTAGGAGGAGTGCCCATCAGAGTGTTTCGCAACCATGAAAGGGAAGGCATACCATATTTGAATGAGAAGCCAATGAGAATGTTTTCAAGCCTGTGGAATGGAGAGGACTGGGCAACACAAGGAGGCAGAGTGAAAGTTGATTGA